CACCTTAAATCtattcttttaaattttccagATTCTATTAACTGCTTCAAATGCTGTTGAACTTGGTACGATTTGTCCAATTGTACACGTTGCGTGTTGATCCGTGGTTTCAATGAGCCATCGATCAAACCACGAATAGAATCTGGATTACGTCTAACATATACTTTGATCAAATTCCACAGGGAGTCACCAAAAATCTGAAGATGTAATAACCCGCATTTCTTgatcaatgaaaatatcCAGCCTTTTAGTAAATATAACTGTTCAGACACATCATGGTTGATACCGAGACTTAATAACTTTCCTTCCTCATCAGCAATTTCATGCAAGTAAGTTCTCAAAAATAAACGAAGATGATCAAGTGTAGATTCATCTAATAATTCAACGTTAGCACCTTGCATCAAATACTCAAAATACGTTACATAGGTTTCTATTAGATGCAGCCATACTACGGGGTCCTTTTCAATTAATTGAGCTCTGAGTTTAAACGGTGGAAATTTGACAATGGGCAGAGAAATATCTGCATTACCCCCATTTATTTCAATAACGCGGTTGTACCTTGATAACATTATTCTTAGTGATTCTATCCtataaaaatttccaaGATTCAATAGTTAACTCGAATGTCTCTCATTTATGAGAACTAgtgttttatattttcattttttctatgGCCGCGCAAAATCCATTGGCAGATATTCAGGTATATAAACGTTACAAAGCCAAGAGGAGAATGGAAGgccaacaaaaaaattcttgtaCAATTGCATATATTGATTCATTACAATATTACTGCCGTCGTTCTCTCAGTCATAAATCATGTTTTCCCTTTCCCTCTCAGCATGCTTTTTCTCGGCCTCTTCCATTAAGCGAGTCTTATGAGACTTGGCACGCTCTTGAGCTAGCTTTTTGCCTAACTCGCCCTTATTGTACTTTTCATTCGTCTCTTGAAATCTCTTCTCAGCAGCTAACCTTGCGGCCTCCTTTGGGctaactttatttttgctCGGATCACTTGTATCAGTTAATTTGCTGCCTTCTTTCCTTTGCACAACCGGGACAGTTGTACTCTTTAGTTgtgtcttcttctttttatctttcttctctttaTGTCGAAGTTCTTGCTTTGACTTGACTGTATCACGATTAATTGGTTTTGTTCTTGCTTTAGTTGCCACCGTCGTAGTTTGTGAAGGCATTGGTT
This sequence is a window from Saccharomyces cerevisiae S288C chromosome VII, complete sequence. Protein-coding genes within it:
- a CDS encoding uncharacterized protein (hypothetical protein, predicted to be palmitoylated; SWAT-GFP, seamless-GFP and mCherry C-terminal fusion proteins localize to the cytosol, while N-terminal GFP fusion protein localizes to the cell periphery; protein abundance increases in response to DNA replication stress) produces the protein MGLCGSKTQPMPSQTTTVATKARTKPINRDTVKSKQELRHKEKKDKKKKTQLKSTTVPVVQRKEGSKLTDTSDPSKNKVSPKEAARLAAEKRFQETNEKYNKGELGKKLAQERAKSHKTRLMEEAEKKHAERERENMIYD